A genomic segment from Lignipirellula cremea encodes:
- a CDS encoding DUF1598 domain-containing protein encodes MASRSLMHILRTACALAAVVGMTTISWAGGNNNNFRQNAVGGVSIDAFGVVAGPSVEAARMLRASLEESVTRAEPGMARPTTLRMVSLRGLEAAIADAMENNLGRLPDEVKYLAGMQRIQHVFLYPEANDIVLAGPGEGWKVDGTGNVVGITTGRPVLQLEDLLVAFRTVTQAGEGEGIGCSIDPSTEGQQRLNAYLKSVRQFNPAVVKGVEEAMGPQQIRITGVPTDSHFARVLVAADFRMKRYAMHLEPSPVPEMISFIDLLAKRRTLPKNMTPRWWLATDYEPLLRSEDRLAWEIRGQGVKCMTENDFVDATGERVGIAGSKNPLAQEWADLMNKHYNTLMQRDPVFGELRNVMDMCVVAALIESEGMLATVDLKLPTIYGENDKVSLSKWHTPKSVATYCGFKKVGSSYVITASGGVQVDSWEAAEVSVVNASVSQVRSQASPAGKTEFWWN; translated from the coding sequence ATGGCGAGTCGATCGCTAATGCACATTCTGCGCACTGCTTGCGCACTCGCAGCGGTCGTCGGTATGACGACGATAAGCTGGGCTGGCGGCAATAATAACAACTTCCGCCAGAACGCCGTGGGCGGCGTATCTATTGACGCCTTTGGCGTGGTCGCCGGCCCCAGTGTCGAAGCCGCCCGGATGCTGCGGGCTTCGCTGGAAGAAAGCGTGACGCGTGCGGAACCAGGCATGGCCCGTCCGACGACGCTGCGCATGGTCTCTTTGCGGGGACTGGAAGCGGCGATCGCCGACGCGATGGAAAACAACCTGGGCCGTCTGCCCGACGAAGTGAAGTACCTGGCCGGCATGCAGCGAATTCAGCATGTGTTCCTGTATCCGGAAGCAAACGACATCGTCCTCGCCGGCCCGGGCGAAGGCTGGAAAGTCGACGGGACGGGGAACGTGGTCGGCATCACGACCGGCCGTCCTGTGCTGCAGCTGGAAGACCTGCTGGTCGCCTTTCGCACGGTCACCCAAGCCGGCGAAGGGGAAGGGATCGGCTGCAGCATCGACCCCAGCACCGAAGGCCAGCAGCGGCTGAACGCCTACCTCAAATCGGTCCGCCAGTTCAATCCGGCCGTGGTCAAAGGGGTGGAAGAAGCGATGGGCCCGCAGCAGATCCGCATCACCGGCGTGCCGACCGACAGCCACTTCGCCCGTGTGCTGGTGGCGGCCGACTTCCGCATGAAACGCTATGCGATGCACCTGGAACCGTCGCCGGTTCCGGAGATGATCAGCTTCATCGACCTGCTGGCCAAACGGCGGACGCTTCCCAAAAACATGACGCCCCGCTGGTGGCTGGCCACCGACTACGAACCGCTGCTGCGGAGCGAAGATCGCCTGGCGTGGGAGATCCGCGGCCAGGGAGTGAAGTGCATGACGGAAAACGACTTCGTCGACGCGACGGGCGAACGGGTCGGCATCGCGGGCAGCAAGAACCCGCTGGCCCAGGAATGGGCCGACCTGATGAACAAGCATTACAACACGCTGATGCAGCGTGACCCGGTGTTCGGGGAACTGCGAAACGTGATGGACATGTGCGTCGTCGCCGCCCTGATCGAAAGCGAAGGGATGCTGGCGACGGTCGACCTGAAACTGCCGACGATTTACGGCGAAAACGACAAGGTGTCGCTGAGCAAGTGGCACACGCCCAAGTCGGTAGCGACGTACTGCGGCTTCAAGAAAGTCGGCTCCAGCTACGTGATCACGGCCTCAGGCGGGGTGCAGGTCGACTCGTGGGAAGCGGCCGAAGTGAGCGTGGTGAACGCCAGCGTCTCGCAGGTTCGCAGCCAGGCTTCGCCGGCGGGGAAGACCGAGTTCTGGTGGAACTAG
- a CDS encoding DUF1598 domain-containing protein, with protein sequence MAIRSFVQKLLIACAVAGFVGLANTSWAGHNNFRQNAVGGVSIDAFGVVAGPSVEAARMLRASLEESVTRAEPGMARPTTLRMVSLRGLEAAIADAMENNLGRLPDEVKYLAGMQRIQHVFLYPEANDIVLAGPGEGWKVDGTGNVVGITTGRPVLQLEDLLVAFRTVTQAGEGEGIGCSIDPSAEGQQRLNAYLKSVRQFNPAVVKGVEEAMGPQQIRITGVPTDSHFARVLVAADFRMKRYAMHLEPSPVPEMISFIDLLAKRRTLPKNMTPRWWLATDYEPLLRSEDRLAWEIRGQGVKCMTENDFVDATGERVGIAGSKNPLAQEWADLMNKHYNTLMQRDPVFGELRNVMDMCVVAALIESERMLATVDLKLPTIYGENDKVSLSKWHTPKSVATYCGFKKVGSSYVITASGGVQVDSWEAAEVSVVNASVSQVRSQASPAGKTEFWWN encoded by the coding sequence TATCGATCGACGCCTTTGGCGTCGTCGCGGGTCCCAGCGTCGAAGCCGCCCGGATGCTGCGGGCTTCGCTGGAAGAAAGCGTCACGCGCGCGGAACCCGGCATGGCCCGGCCCACGACGCTGCGCATGGTCTCCTTGCGGGGACTGGAAGCGGCAATCGCCGACGCGATGGAAAACAACCTGGGCCGCCTGCCGGACGAAGTGAAGTACCTGGCCGGCATGCAGCGAATCCAGCATGTGTTCCTGTATCCGGAAGCAAACGACATCGTCCTCGCCGGCCCGGGGGAAGGCTGGAAAGTCGATGGGACGGGGAACGTGGTCGGCATCACGACCGGCCGTCCTGTGCTGCAGCTGGAAGACCTGCTGGTCGCCTTTCGCACGGTCACCCAGGCCGGCGAAGGGGAAGGGATCGGCTGCAGCATCGACCCGAGCGCCGAAGGCCAGCAGCGGCTGAACGCCTACCTCAAATCGGTCCGCCAGTTCAATCCGGCCGTGGTCAAAGGGGTGGAAGAAGCGATGGGCCCGCAGCAGATCCGCATCACCGGCGTGCCGACCGACAGCCACTTCGCCCGTGTGCTGGTGGCGGCCGACTTCCGGATGAAGCGTTATGCGATGCACCTGGAGCCTTCACCCGTTCCAGAGATGATCAGCTTCATCGACCTGCTCGCCAAACGCCGGACGCTCCCCAAAAACATGACGCCCCGCTGGTGGCTGGCCACCGACTACGAACCGCTGCTGCGGAGCGAAGATCGCCTGGCGTGGGAGATCCGCGGCCAGGGAGTGAAGTGCATGACGGAAAACGACTTCGTCGACGCGACGGGCGAACGGGTCGGCATCGCGGGCAGCAAGAACCCGCTGGCCCAGGAATGGGCCGACCTGATGAACAAGCATTACAACACGCTGATGCAGCGTGACCCGGTGTTCGGGGAACTGCGAAACGTGATGGACATGTGCGTCGTCGCCGCCCTGATCGAAAGTGAACGGATGCTGGCGACGGTCGACCTGAAACTGCCGACGATTTACGGCGAAAACGACAAGGTGTCGCTGAGCAAGTGGCATACGCCGAAATCGGTGGCGACGTACTGCGGCTTCAAGAAAGTCGGCTCCAGCTACGTGATCACGGCCTCAGGCGGGGTGCAGGTCGACTCCTGGGAAGCGGCCGAAGTGAGCGTGGTAAACGCCAGCGTCTCGCAGGTTCGCAGCCAGGCTTCGCCGGCCGGCAAGACCGAGTTCTGGTGGAACTAG